The DNA region ACGGCAAATAAGAGCCATGCGAGCACACCAAGCCACACGCGTTCTAGTGCGCGCCTCATTGCAACGTTTGGCGGGAAATTGACGGCAGACACGATGATGGCACCCAACAACACTCAGACAACTTAGCCTCGCCCGTCGGCGAGTCCAGCGGTACCGCGCGCAGGCTTGCCGTGCAGAAGCGAAAACAGAGCGCCGGCGGCGACACCGCCCGACAGCGGCGCAGCCCAGAACAGCCAGAGCTGATCCAGCGCCCAATCTCCGACGAACAGCGCCTGTGCCGTGGAGCGAGCGGGATTGACGGAGCCGTTGGTAACCGGGATCGACACCAGATAGACAAGCGCGAGACAGGCGCCGACCACCAACGGCGCGATTGGCTGCAGGTCGCGCCGGCGCGCGACCATGAGGTTTGCCATGACAAAGCAGAAGGACAGCACGAACTCGATGGCCAACGCCGAATGCATTTGGTAGTCAGCGGGCGAATGGTCGCCGAAGCCATTTGCCGCGAACTCGCTTGCGCGCAGATCGAAGCCGGGACGGCCGCCCGCCACGTAAAGAAGCAGTGCTGCGGCCACGATCGCGCCGACAATCTGCGAGGCGATGTAGGGGAGCAGATCCCTGACCGGGAAACGGTGTGCGACAGTAAAGCCCACGGTGACAGCGGGATTGAAATGTCCGCCGGACAGGCGGCCGATGCAGTAACTGGCCGTGGCGAGCGCGAGACCGAACGCCAACGCCGCCTCCTGCACCCCGCCCGCCTGCTGGATCGCGCCGACGTTCAGCACGATGCCGCCGCAGCCGACGAAAACCAGCCATGCCGTTCCCGCACTCTCCACCAACAACCGCTTCCCTAACGCAACCATGCCGCCTCCCGTTTCTGTCTACGAGGCAGACGGCCCTGCACGATTGCCATAAGACGTCTGCCTGAATTCGCTCGGCTCGGGCATCGCTCGGCGTGACGAAACGACTGCTTTCGTCACGGGAGCATCGAATAAAGCCGCAGTGAACTCGGAACTATGGGGCGGCAATGCCCCGCAACCAATCGGAACACTCTTAAATTCGTCTCCCTGCAAAAGGCTTTTCCGGCGGCGCAATGCACGACGCGACCTGCGTTCAGGCGAGACCGAGCTGACGCGCGTAGTCGATCAGATCGGCTTCTGTTTCCAGCCCGAGCTTGCGCATCGCGCTACGTTTCTGCGTACTGATGGTTTTACCGCTGCGCTGCAAACGCACTGCGATTTCGT from Paraburkholderia aromaticivorans includes:
- the aqpZ gene encoding aquaporin Z; protein product: MVALGKRLLVESAGTAWLVFVGCGGIVLNVGAIQQAGGVQEAALAFGLALATASYCIGRLSGGHFNPAVTVGFTVAHRFPVRDLLPYIASQIVGAIVAAALLLYVAGGRPGFDLRASEFAANGFGDHSPADYQMHSALAIEFVLSFCFVMANLMVARRRDLQPIAPLVVGACLALVYLVSIPVTNGSVNPARSTAQALFVGDWALDQLWLFWAAPLSGGVAAGALFSLLHGKPARGTAGLADGRG